The stretch of DNA CTCCGAGATTGATCTGTTGACAACAAATATAATGCCTGGAAGCTTCCAAAGCCAATACCTGGCTATGTCTAAGAACTGATTTTTGCCAAACTACAGTTATTTTAGGCTCTTACGAACGCGAGTGGATTTTATGACACCACAAGAACGCCAGGCGCTGCTGGCCAAAGGGCGACTGTTATTCGATTCCTGTTCCGCCGAGAACGATTATGCCTGTGTGCTCGGCTATATTTCCCATAATCATGGGCTCGGCGGCGCGCGCGCTGAAGTCGCGGCGGAATTCCTAGCGTGGTTGAAAGCGCAACACGAGGCCGGCAGCGTGCGCGCAGCCGGGATTCTAAAACAGCTTGAAATGAGCGAGGATCAAGATGAACACGAAGCTTCTCTACCAAACCGACAACAATCTTAAACAATTTTCCGCAATCGTGACGGCGCACGAAGGCAGCGCGATTGTTCTCGATCAAACGGCTTTCTACCCGGGCGGCGGTGGCCAGCCCGCGGATTTCGGTGTATTGCGCTGGCAGGGCAAAGAAGTTCCGCTCAAGAAAGTCGAAAAGAAAGGCGAAATTGTCTTACATCATCTCGACGGCGAATTGCCGGCGATTGGTGAGCACGTCGAAGGCGTGTTGGATTGGGAGCGCCGATACGCCTTGATGCGCACGCACACGGCGCTGCACATTTTGTGCGGCGTGATTTGGCGCGATTTCAGCGCGCAGGTTACCGGCGGCAACATGGAGCCGCTCAAAGCGCGCATGGATTTCGAGTTGGAAAACATGAGCGCGGATTTCGCCGAGAAGGTGGAAGGCGCCATCAATCGCGAAGTCGAAGCGGCGCGCGAGATTCGTGTGAAGATATTGCCGCGGGAAGAGGCGTTTCAAATTCCGGATTTGATTCGCACCAAAATCAATCTTCTGCCGGCAGGCATTTCAGAAGTGCGCACGGTGGAGATTGTCGGGCTTGATTTGCAGGCGGACGGCGGCACGCATGTCGCGAACACGCGTGAGGTCGGGCACATCAAAGTGGTGGGACACGAGAGCAAGGGGAAGATCAACAAGCGGTTGAGAATCCAGCTTGTTTGAAAGGATTGGCGATCAAAATCGGTAATTGGTAATTGTTCCGCCACGGCTTGGCCGTGGCATCTACTGCAGTGAAACCACGGTTTAACCGTGGTTGAACGTTACTGAACTTTAGCGTCAGAATTCAGAGAAGAACAGGCAGCTACGATTTAGACGT from Cytophagia bacterium CHB2 encodes:
- a CDS encoding alanyl-tRNA editing protein; this translates as MNTKLLYQTDNNLKQFSAIVTAHEGSAIVLDQTAFYPGGGGQPADFGVLRWQGKEVPLKKVEKKGEIVLHHLDGELPAIGEHVEGVLDWERRYALMRTHTALHILCGVIWRDFSAQVTGGNMEPLKARMDFELENMSADFAEKVEGAINREVEAAREIRVKILPREEAFQIPDLIRTKINLLPAGISEVRTVEIVGLDLQADGGTHVANTREVGHIKVVGHESKGKINKRLRIQLV